From Prosthecobacter sp., the proteins below share one genomic window:
- the rnc gene encoding ribonuclease III, with protein MDTLETIIGHTFRDPALLQLALTHGSVGYEAQRAHADNQRLEFLGDAVLQLTLSHLLFQRLPQADEGVLTKARAQLVSTKALARIARRIGLGSHLRMGRGEEANGGRDRESTLADALEAIAGAVHLDAGNDAAQRFATRLFAEDLLALHHGPLDINPKGQLQEMIQSVGTAPPLYEIIAEDGPDHAKNFLATVSWQGTQLGRGSGRSKKDAEVQAAQAALDQPTLHELLRTTREKVGEQTLPS; from the coding sequence ATGGACACGCTGGAAACCATCATCGGACACACCTTTCGCGATCCCGCGCTGCTCCAGCTCGCGCTCACGCACGGCAGCGTCGGCTATGAGGCGCAACGCGCTCACGCCGACAACCAGCGCCTCGAATTCTTGGGCGACGCCGTGTTGCAGCTCACCCTTTCCCATCTGCTGTTCCAACGGCTGCCACAGGCCGATGAAGGCGTCCTCACGAAGGCACGTGCGCAACTGGTCTCCACCAAGGCACTCGCCCGCATCGCCCGCCGCATCGGGCTCGGCTCCCATTTGCGCATGGGCCGAGGCGAAGAAGCCAATGGCGGCCGCGATCGTGAGTCCACGCTCGCGGATGCCCTGGAAGCCATTGCTGGTGCCGTCCATCTCGATGCGGGCAACGACGCAGCACAGCGATTTGCCACACGTCTCTTTGCCGAGGATCTATTGGCCCTGCATCACGGTCCGCTGGACATCAATCCCAAAGGCCAGCTTCAAGAGATGATACAATCCGTCGGCACTGCGCCACCCCTCTACGAGATCATTGCTGAGGATGGACCCGATCACGCCAAGAATTTCCTTGCCACCGTCTCCTGGCAAGGAACCCAGCTTGGGCGTGGCAGCGGCCGCAGCAAAAAAGACGCCGAGGTGCAAGCAGCCCAAGCCGCGCTCGACCAGCCCACCCTTCACGAACTCCTGCGAACAACTCGTGAAAAGGTGGGCGAACAAACCCTCCCAAGTTGA
- a CDS encoding SLC13 family permease, with amino-acid sequence MDPWIVIGLLVIAVIAFSTEKISVDLVTLAMLCVLVLCGILTAEQAFAGFGNRVIILLAAIFVIGAALRETGVLDLMGGVLAQTFGTQPKRLMAFMMAVVGGVSAFMNNTTVTAVFVGPIMGLARKLRIPPSRLLMPLAFASLLGGTCTLIGTSTNVAVSGAIIKMGLPPFRMFEFTLVGLVILLTGILYMVFIGTRLVPERDAATAASGDSMREYLAEVVVLPNSPLIGQAAFDSDFSALEFQVIKIQRDDQPLDAGPNLHFEEGDVVLVAGKVENLIKVKKIEGIDILEDVTLRSSGIDMRDAQVAEVVLTPRSGFVGRSLRENNFRQRTGLSVLALMRGDRRLMHHMADEKLHAGDVLLLQGPSERFRAFEEGSEMIVITQHQFSAETRKRGFMLLGSFMLAVLVSSLEWVPATIAFVIVALLAVFTRCIKLENAYANIDWRLLILIGGMMAFGEAMQSSGAAAMIANAITGWLQPWGVFAVFAGFCVLTILLTQPMSNAAAALVVLPVAMQAATSMGASPRAFAIGVMLSASASVLTPFEPSCILVYGPGKYRFSDFIKVGGGLTFVMLIVVLTMVPLFWPLK; translated from the coding sequence ATGGATCCTTGGATCGTCATCGGACTGCTCGTCATCGCCGTCATCGCCTTCTCCACCGAGAAAATTTCCGTGGATCTGGTGACGCTGGCGATGCTGTGCGTGCTGGTGTTGTGCGGCATCCTGACGGCGGAGCAGGCCTTTGCCGGCTTTGGGAATCGCGTGATCATCCTGCTGGCGGCGATTTTTGTGATCGGTGCCGCGTTGCGTGAGACCGGCGTGCTGGACCTGATGGGAGGGGTGCTGGCACAGACTTTCGGCACGCAACCGAAACGGCTGATGGCCTTCATGATGGCGGTGGTGGGCGGTGTGTCTGCCTTCATGAACAACACCACCGTCACCGCAGTGTTCGTGGGGCCGATCATGGGTCTCGCACGCAAGCTGCGCATCCCGCCGTCACGTCTGCTCATGCCACTGGCCTTTGCCTCGCTGCTGGGCGGCACCTGCACGCTGATCGGCACCTCCACGAATGTGGCAGTAAGTGGCGCCATTATCAAAATGGGCCTGCCACCGTTTCGGATGTTTGAGTTCACCCTGGTTGGCCTGGTGATCCTGCTCACCGGCATCCTCTACATGGTTTTCATCGGCACGCGCCTGGTGCCGGAACGTGACGCCGCCACTGCTGCCAGCGGTGATTCAATGCGCGAGTACCTCGCTGAAGTGGTTGTTCTGCCGAACTCTCCGCTCATCGGTCAGGCAGCCTTCGATTCGGATTTCTCCGCCCTGGAGTTTCAGGTGATCAAGATCCAGCGTGATGACCAACCGCTCGATGCGGGGCCAAACCTCCACTTCGAGGAAGGCGATGTCGTGCTGGTCGCCGGCAAAGTCGAGAACTTGATCAAGGTGAAGAAAATTGAAGGCATCGACATTCTCGAAGATGTCACGCTGCGCAGCTCCGGCATCGACATGCGTGATGCGCAGGTCGCTGAGGTCGTGCTCACACCGCGCTCCGGCTTCGTTGGCCGCTCCCTGCGCGAAAACAACTTCCGCCAGCGCACAGGCCTCTCCGTGCTCGCTCTCATGCGTGGTGATCGCAGGCTGATGCACCACATGGCGGACGAAAAACTTCATGCCGGCGACGTGCTGCTGCTCCAAGGACCCAGCGAACGCTTCCGCGCTTTCGAGGAAGGCAGCGAGATGATCGTCATCACCCAGCATCAGTTCAGTGCGGAGACGCGGAAACGCGGCTTCATGCTGCTCGGTTCATTCATGCTCGCCGTGCTTGTCAGCAGTCTTGAGTGGGTGCCTGCGACCATTGCCTTTGTCATCGTGGCGCTGCTGGCGGTATTCACGCGTTGCATCAAGTTGGAGAACGCGTACGCCAACATCGACTGGCGGCTGCTGATCCTCATTGGCGGTATGATGGCCTTTGGCGAGGCGATGCAAAGCTCTGGTGCCGCAGCCATGATCGCCAATGCCATCACCGGGTGGTTGCAGCCGTGGGGTGTCTTTGCCGTCTTTGCAGGATTCTGCGTGCTTACCATCCTGCTCACGCAACCGATGTCGAACGCGGCGGCAGCGCTCGTCGTCCTGCCTGTTGCCATGCAGGCCGCCACCTCAATGGGAGCCAGTCCGCGTGCTTTTGCCATCGGTGTCATGCTCAGCGCCTCCGCCTCCGTGTTGACCCCTTTCGAGCCGTCCTGCATCCTCGTCTATGGCCCCGGCAAGTATCGCTTCTCGGACTTCATCAAGGTGGGTGGCGGCCTCACCTTTGTCATGCTCATCGTGGTGCTGACCATGGTACCGCTGTTCTGGCCGTTGAAGTGA
- a CDS encoding alkaline phosphatase family protein, translating to MRFISRLLIAAVTLSSCAFAAPRAEHVFIISIDGGKPLVIATGEAPTLKRIAAQGAVTWQASTIFPSITLPSHTSMLTGVGPDKHQVLWNGFTPIKGFVKVPTVFSLLKAADPQAVTAMFVGKIKFRHLWLKDSLDVFDFGGPQSSAPIAGSPEVEKDKKPSQLVAKQTATWLKEHQPRLAFIHFADVDTAGHKSGWGSPEQKEALRVTDQALWQVWQAIKDAGIADSSVMLISADHGGHDKTHGLDIPDDMLIPWVAWGKGVRKNFSITDKVTTYDTAATALWLLDVPVPAEFDGKPVTSAFE from the coding sequence ATGCGTTTCATTTCCCGTCTCCTCATTGCCGCTGTCACACTCAGTTCATGCGCCTTTGCGGCACCCCGTGCGGAGCATGTCTTCATCATTAGCATCGACGGCGGCAAACCGCTGGTTATCGCGACTGGCGAAGCTCCCACGCTCAAAAGAATCGCCGCCCAAGGCGCGGTGACGTGGCAGGCGAGCACGATTTTCCCCTCGATCACGCTGCCCTCGCACACCTCCATGCTCACTGGCGTCGGGCCGGACAAGCATCAGGTGTTGTGGAACGGCTTCACGCCAATCAAGGGCTTCGTGAAGGTGCCGACGGTGTTTTCTCTGCTTAAAGCCGCTGATCCGCAGGCAGTGACCGCCATGTTCGTGGGCAAGATCAAGTTTCGTCACCTGTGGCTGAAGGATTCGCTCGACGTCTTCGACTTCGGCGGCCCGCAGTCATCCGCTCCCATCGCCGGCTCACCAGAGGTCGAGAAGGACAAGAAGCCCTCGCAACTGGTGGCGAAACAGACTGCGACCTGGCTCAAGGAGCATCAGCCGCGTCTTGCTTTCATCCACTTCGCCGATGTCGATACCGCTGGCCATAAGAGCGGCTGGGGATCGCCCGAGCAGAAAGAAGCGCTCCGAGTCACGGACCAGGCGCTGTGGCAGGTCTGGCAGGCGATCAAGGACGCGGGCATCGCCGATTCCAGCGTCATGCTCATCAGCGCCGATCACGGCGGCCATGACAAAACCCACGGCCTCGACATTCCCGACGACATGCTCATCCCTTGGGTAGCTTGGGGCAAAGGCGTGAGGAAGAACTTCAGCATCACCGACAAGGTCACCACCTACGACACCGCTGCAACGGCTCTCTGGCTGCTTGATGTGCCGGTACCGGCCGAATTCGACGGCAAGCCGGTGACGAGTGCGTTTGAGTGA
- a CDS encoding DUF485 domain-containing protein: MSEKSPVNWAQLEAKPEFRALLARKSRFIIGSTIFFVIYYFALPVLVGYFPEMMKKEVLGRLNWAYLFALSQFFMAWAMAFIYTRKAAQWDKEAAAVVHGH; encoded by the coding sequence ATGAGCGAAAAATCACCTGTGAACTGGGCACAACTGGAGGCGAAGCCCGAATTCCGTGCCCTCCTCGCCCGCAAGTCGCGTTTCATCATCGGCTCCACGATCTTCTTCGTGATCTATTACTTCGCGCTGCCGGTGCTGGTGGGCTACTTCCCGGAGATGATGAAAAAGGAAGTCCTCGGACGCCTAAACTGGGCCTACCTCTTCGCCTTGTCGCAATTCTTCATGGCTTGGGCCATGGCTTTCATCTATACCCGCAAAGCCGCCCAGTGGGACAAAGAAGCCGCCGCCGTTGTCCACGGCCATTGA
- a CDS encoding sodium/solute symporter (Members of the Solute:Sodium Symporter (SSS), TC 2.A.21 as described in tcdb.org, catalyze solute:Na+ symport. Known solutes for members of the family include sugars, amino acids, nucleosides, inositols, vitamins, urea or anions, depending on the system.): MTIAVWMFLAFVVATLGITVWAAKKNTGASAYFAAGRSITGWQNGLAVAGDYMSAASFLGISGMIAFFGYDGFMYSVGWLVAYLTVLIVVAEPLRNAGKYTMADLLAYRLTPRPVRAMASLSTITVSTLYMVAQMIGAGTLVKLLLKDLPWISTEWAIIGVGVLMVVYVVFGGMLATTWVQIIKAILLMTGTIFLSILVMKHFGYSFTKFFDAIAHLTYTDKSGVEVTKNFLEPGMKFGADVTNGWGPLDLISLGLALVFGTAGLPHILVRFYTVPDAKTARVSVVWAMVIIGTFYILTTFLGFGAATILKPHNIVTDNMAAPQLAEFLGGPIFFAFISAVAFATILAVVAGLTISASASFAHDFYSNVLHHGKENRPGMEVRVARITAFVVGAISIFLAIKLQNVNVAFLVGLAFAVAASANLPVIVLSIFWKKFSTTGAVLGLAVGLVSSIVLIILSPSIMGIDGPEIVAAKRHLIQANAIFPLTNPGILSIPLGFFAAIIGSLMKREPEAEAKFAELKVRAHTGLGSEKATAH, translated from the coding sequence ATGACCATTGCTGTTTGGATGTTTCTCGCCTTCGTCGTCGCGACGCTGGGCATCACTGTTTGGGCCGCCAAAAAGAACACGGGAGCCAGCGCCTATTTCGCTGCGGGCCGCAGCATCACCGGCTGGCAGAACGGTCTCGCCGTGGCGGGCGACTACATGAGCGCGGCGAGTTTCCTCGGCATCTCGGGAATGATCGCCTTTTTTGGTTACGATGGGTTCATGTATTCCGTCGGCTGGCTCGTCGCTTACCTGACGGTGCTCATCGTGGTCGCTGAACCGCTGCGCAATGCGGGCAAATACACCATGGCAGACTTGCTGGCCTACCGCCTCACGCCGCGTCCGGTGCGGGCGATGGCCTCGCTGAGCACGATCACCGTTTCCACTCTCTACATGGTCGCGCAGATGATCGGCGCGGGCACCTTGGTGAAACTGCTGCTCAAAGATTTGCCGTGGATCAGCACCGAGTGGGCCATCATCGGCGTCGGCGTGCTGATGGTCGTGTATGTCGTCTTCGGCGGCATGCTGGCGACGACGTGGGTGCAGATCATCAAAGCCATCCTGCTCATGACAGGCACAATCTTCCTGAGCATCCTGGTGATGAAGCACTTCGGCTACAGCTTCACCAAGTTCTTCGATGCCATCGCCCACCTCACCTACACCGACAAAAGCGGCGTCGAAGTGACCAAGAACTTCCTCGAACCCGGCATGAAATTCGGGGCCGATGTCACCAACGGCTGGGGACCGCTCGATTTGATCTCCCTAGGCCTCGCACTCGTGTTCGGCACCGCCGGACTGCCACACATCCTGGTGCGCTTTTACACCGTGCCAGATGCCAAAACCGCGCGTGTGTCTGTCGTGTGGGCGATGGTCATCATCGGCACGTTTTACATCCTCACCACCTTCCTCGGTTTCGGCGCAGCGACCATTTTGAAGCCGCACAACATCGTCACCGACAACATGGCCGCCCCGCAGCTCGCTGAATTCCTCGGCGGGCCGATTTTCTTCGCCTTCATCAGCGCCGTGGCCTTTGCCACCATCCTCGCCGTCGTTGCCGGTCTCACCATCAGCGCCAGCGCCTCCTTCGCGCATGATTTCTATTCCAACGTGCTTCATCACGGCAAAGAGAACCGTCCCGGCATGGAAGTCCGCGTTGCCCGCATCACCGCCTTCGTCGTTGGCGCCATCTCGATCTTCCTCGCGATCAAACTGCAAAACGTCAACGTCGCCTTCCTCGTCGGCCTCGCGTTTGCCGTCGCGGCAAGCGCAAACCTGCCCGTCATCGTGCTGAGCATCTTCTGGAAGAAATTCAGCACCACCGGAGCCGTGCTCGGTCTCGCTGTCGGCCTCGTGAGCAGCATCGTGCTGATCATCCTCAGCCCCAGCATCATGGGCATCGACGGCCCCGAGATCGTCGCCGCCAAGCGCCACCTCATTCAGGCCAACGCCATCTTCCCGCTCACCAATCCCGGCATTCTCAGCATCCCCCTCGGCTTCTTTGCCGCCATCATCGGTTCATTAATGAAGCGTGAGCCCGAAGCCGAAGCCAAATTCGCCGAACTCAAAGTCCGCGCCCACACCGGCCTCGGCTCCGAGAAGGCCACAGCGCATTGA
- a CDS encoding oligopeptide/dipeptide ABC transporter ATP-binding protein gives MSLLTVQNLQQHFPVRGGVLRRSVASCKAVDGVSFTLGEGETLGLVGESGCGKTTLGKAIVRLLKPTSGKIEFDGQDITHAGIGALRPMRRHVQMIFQDPAESLNPRHTVRDILEEPFIVQKLGTKEERRKWVLDLLDKVGLSASATDRFPFEFSGGQRQRIGIARAIALKPKLIICDEPVSALDVSVQSQVLNLLLDLQREMGLSYLFIAHGLSVVKHMSDRVAVMYLGKIVELAPAEELYHNPRHAYTKALLDAIPVPDPAKRRKRQLLQGDVPSPINPPAGCAFGHRMRHPKWEQSVSLDLTLKEIAPGHFVQPCPCCT, from the coding sequence ATGAGCCTCCTTACCGTCCAAAACCTCCAGCAGCACTTCCCCGTTCGCGGCGGCGTGCTTCGGCGCTCTGTGGCTTCGTGCAAAGCGGTCGATGGTGTGAGCTTCACGCTCGGTGAAGGCGAAACCCTTGGCCTCGTGGGCGAGTCCGGCTGCGGCAAGACCACGCTTGGCAAAGCCATCGTGCGTCTGCTCAAACCCACCAGCGGCAAAATCGAGTTCGATGGTCAGGACATCACGCACGCCGGTATCGGTGCGCTGCGCCCGATGCGCCGTCATGTGCAGATGATCTTCCAAGATCCTGCCGAATCGCTGAACCCTCGACACACCGTGCGCGACATTTTGGAGGAGCCCTTCATCGTGCAAAAGCTCGGCACCAAGGAGGAGCGGCGGAAGTGGGTGCTCGACCTGCTCGACAAAGTCGGCCTGTCCGCGAGCGCGACAGATCGTTTCCCCTTCGAGTTCAGCGGCGGCCAGCGTCAGCGCATTGGCATTGCGCGGGCCATCGCTTTGAAGCCCAAGCTCATCATCTGCGATGAACCTGTCTCAGCCCTCGATGTCTCCGTGCAAAGTCAGGTGCTGAATCTCCTGCTCGACCTCCAGCGTGAGATGGGCCTGAGCTACCTCTTCATCGCCCATGGCCTCAGCGTGGTGAAGCACATGAGTGACCGCGTCGCCGTGATGTATCTCGGCAAGATCGTCGAACTCGCCCCAGCGGAGGAGCTTTATCACAACCCCCGCCACGCCTACACCAAGGCCCTGTTGGATGCCATCCCCGTGCCTGATCCGGCCAAACGCCGCAAACGCCAGCTCCTGCAAGGGGATGTCCCTTCGCCGATCAATCCGCCCGCCGGCTGCGCCTTTGGGCACCGCATGAGACATCCCAAATGGGAACAGAGCGTGAGCCTGGATCTCACGCTCAAAGAAATCGCGCCGGGTCATTTCGTGCAGCCGTGTCCGTGCTGCACGTAG